A portion of the Camelus ferus isolate YT-003-E chromosome 16, BCGSAC_Cfer_1.0, whole genome shotgun sequence genome contains these proteins:
- the SGSH gene encoding N-sulphoglucosamine sulphohydrolase isoform X1: MRLPVPACWALLLALGICRAHRARPRNVLLILADDGGFESGAYNNSAIATPHLDALARRSLLFRNAFTSVSSCSPSRASLLTGLPQHQNGMYGLHQDVHHFSSFDRVQSLPLLLGRAGIRTGIIGKKHVGPETVYPFDFAYTEENGSVLQVGRNITRIKLLVQKFLQTQDDRPFFLYVAFHDPHRCGHSQPQYGAFCEKFGNGESGMGRIPDWTPQIYDPQDVQVPYFVPDTPAARADLAAQYTTIGRMDQGIGLVLQELRGAGVLNDTLVIFTSDNGVPFPSGRTNLYWPGTAEPLLVSSPEHPQRWGQASEAYVSLLDLTPTILDWFSIPYPSYAIFGLKTVQLTGRSLLPALEAEPLWTTVFGSQSHHEVTMSYPMRSVYHQNFHLVHNLHFKMPFPVDQDFYVSPTFQDLLNRSTAGRPTGWYKDLHRYYYRERWELYDRGRDPRETQNLAADPRYAQVLGLLQTQLAKWQWETHDPWVCAPDGVLEEKLSPQCRPLHNEL, translated from the exons ATGCGCCTCCCGGTGCCGGCTTGCTGGGCGCTGCTCCTCGCCCTGGGGATCTGCCGTGCGCACCGGGCGCGCCCCCGGAACGTGCTGCTGATCCTCG CGGACGACGGAGGCTTTGAGAGTGGCGCCTACAACAACAGTGCCATTGCCACCCCTCACCTGGATGCCTTGGCCCGCCGCAGCCTCCTCTTCCGCAATGCCTTCACCTCCGTCAGCAGCTGCTCTCCCAGCCGCGCCAGCCTCCTCACTGGCTTGCCTCAG CATCAGAACGGAATGTATGGCCTGCACCAGGATGTCCACCACTTCAGCTCATTCGACCGGGTGCAGAGTCTGCCGCTGCTGCTGGGCCGAGCCGGCATTCGCACAG GCATCATCGGGAAGAAGCACGTGGGGCCAGAGACGGTGTACCCGTTCGACTTTGCGTACACGGAGGAGAATGGCTCTGTCCTCCAGGTGGGGCGGAATATCACTAGAATTAAACTGCTGGTCCAGAAATTCCTGCAGACTCAGGACGACAG GCCTTTCTTCCTCTACGTCGCCTTCCACGACCCCCACCGCTGTGGGCACTCGCAGCCACAGTATGGGGCCTTCTGTGAGAAGTTTGGCAACGGGGAGAGCGGCATGGGGCGGATCCCAGACTGGACGCCCCAGATCTACGACCCGCAGGATGTGCAG GTGCCTTACTTCGTCCCTGACACCCCGGCAGCCCGAGCTGACCTGGCCGCTCAGTACACCACCATCGGCCGCATGGACCAAG GGATTGGACTCGTGCTCCAGGAGCTGCGTGGAGCGGGCGTCCTGAATGACACCCTGGTGATCTTCACATCCGACAACGGAGTCCCCTTCCCCAGCGGCAGGACCAACCTGTACTGGCCGGGCACGGCGGAGCCCTTGCTGGTGTCGTCCCCAGAGCACCCGCAGCGCTGGGGCCAGGCCAGTGAGGCCTACGTGAGCCTGCTAG ACCTCACGCCCACCATCTTGGATTGGTTCTCCATCCCCTACCCCAGCTATGCCATCTTCGGCTTGAAGACCGTCCAGCTCACTGGCCGGTCCCTGCTGCCAGCGCTGGAGGCAGAGCCCCTCTGGACCACGGTCTTTGGCAGCCAGAGCCACCATGAGGTCACCATGTCCTACCCCATGCGCTCCGTGTACCACCAGAACTTCCACCTCGTGCACAACCTCCACTTCAAGATGCCCTTTCCCGTCGACCAGGACTTCTACGTGTCGCCAACGTTCCAGGACCTCCTGAATCGCAGCACGGCCGGCCGGCCCACGGGCTGGTACAAGGACCTGCACCGCTACTACTACCGGGAGCGCTGGGAGCTCTACGACAGGGGCCGGGACCCCCGCGAGACCCAGAACCTGGCCGCCGACCCGCGCTACGCCCAGGTTCTGGGACTGCTGCAGACCCAACTGGCCAAGTGGCAGTGGGAGACCCATGACCCCTGGGTGTGTGCCCCCGACGGCGTGCTGGAGGAGAAGCTCTCCCCGCAGTGCCGGCCGCTCCACAACGAGCTGTGA
- the SGSH gene encoding N-sulphoglucosamine sulphohydrolase isoform X2, which yields MYGLHQDVHHFSSFDRVQSLPLLLGRAGIRTGIIGKKHVGPETVYPFDFAYTEENGSVLQVGRNITRIKLLVQKFLQTQDDRPFFLYVAFHDPHRCGHSQPQYGAFCEKFGNGESGMGRIPDWTPQIYDPQDVQVPYFVPDTPAARADLAAQYTTIGRMDQGIGLVLQELRGAGVLNDTLVIFTSDNGVPFPSGRTNLYWPGTAEPLLVSSPEHPQRWGQASEAYVSLLDLTPTILDWFSIPYPSYAIFGLKTVQLTGRSLLPALEAEPLWTTVFGSQSHHEVTMSYPMRSVYHQNFHLVHNLHFKMPFPVDQDFYVSPTFQDLLNRSTAGRPTGWYKDLHRYYYRERWELYDRGRDPRETQNLAADPRYAQVLGLLQTQLAKWQWETHDPWVCAPDGVLEEKLSPQCRPLHNEL from the exons ATGTATGGCCTGCACCAGGATGTCCACCACTTCAGCTCATTCGACCGGGTGCAGAGTCTGCCGCTGCTGCTGGGCCGAGCCGGCATTCGCACAG GCATCATCGGGAAGAAGCACGTGGGGCCAGAGACGGTGTACCCGTTCGACTTTGCGTACACGGAGGAGAATGGCTCTGTCCTCCAGGTGGGGCGGAATATCACTAGAATTAAACTGCTGGTCCAGAAATTCCTGCAGACTCAGGACGACAG GCCTTTCTTCCTCTACGTCGCCTTCCACGACCCCCACCGCTGTGGGCACTCGCAGCCACAGTATGGGGCCTTCTGTGAGAAGTTTGGCAACGGGGAGAGCGGCATGGGGCGGATCCCAGACTGGACGCCCCAGATCTACGACCCGCAGGATGTGCAG GTGCCTTACTTCGTCCCTGACACCCCGGCAGCCCGAGCTGACCTGGCCGCTCAGTACACCACCATCGGCCGCATGGACCAAG GGATTGGACTCGTGCTCCAGGAGCTGCGTGGAGCGGGCGTCCTGAATGACACCCTGGTGATCTTCACATCCGACAACGGAGTCCCCTTCCCCAGCGGCAGGACCAACCTGTACTGGCCGGGCACGGCGGAGCCCTTGCTGGTGTCGTCCCCAGAGCACCCGCAGCGCTGGGGCCAGGCCAGTGAGGCCTACGTGAGCCTGCTAG ACCTCACGCCCACCATCTTGGATTGGTTCTCCATCCCCTACCCCAGCTATGCCATCTTCGGCTTGAAGACCGTCCAGCTCACTGGCCGGTCCCTGCTGCCAGCGCTGGAGGCAGAGCCCCTCTGGACCACGGTCTTTGGCAGCCAGAGCCACCATGAGGTCACCATGTCCTACCCCATGCGCTCCGTGTACCACCAGAACTTCCACCTCGTGCACAACCTCCACTTCAAGATGCCCTTTCCCGTCGACCAGGACTTCTACGTGTCGCCAACGTTCCAGGACCTCCTGAATCGCAGCACGGCCGGCCGGCCCACGGGCTGGTACAAGGACCTGCACCGCTACTACTACCGGGAGCGCTGGGAGCTCTACGACAGGGGCCGGGACCCCCGCGAGACCCAGAACCTGGCCGCCGACCCGCGCTACGCCCAGGTTCTGGGACTGCTGCAGACCCAACTGGCCAAGTGGCAGTGGGAGACCCATGACCCCTGGGTGTGTGCCCCCGACGGCGTGCTGGAGGAGAAGCTCTCCCCGCAGTGCCGGCCGCTCCACAACGAGCTGTGA